The DNA sequence TTCCCATAGAGGGTATTTCCTCAAAGTGAGAGGTACCCCTTCAAGGGCAGGCACTTTTTCACCCCATGCCCGGGGCGGCGCCCTTCAGTTTTCCAGCAAAGAAGGAGCCTGTCACCGCCTTTCCCGAACATGGAGTGAGGAATATAATAGAGTCACCTGGAGGGAGCTGCCATGAAAAAACTTGCCGTCATCGTTCTTATTCTGGTCCTTGTGGCGCAATGCGCCATGGCGCAGGGCAATGAGCAGGATCTGAAAAAACTCAACGAAAAGGCCCAGTCCCTCGTGAGGGAGGGCAATTACGGCGGCGCCGAGGAGGTCCAGCGCCAGGCTGTTGCCCTGGCGGAAAAAATATACGGGCCTTCGGCGGTCCAGGCTGCAGCTCAGCTTCAGGCACTCTCACCGATCCTCAGGCAGCGCTCCCTCTTTGATGAAGCCCTCCGCTCCCTGATGAAGGCCATGGAGATCAAGGAGAAGGCCCTGGGACGCAGCCACCCGGAAGTGGCCCAGAACCTTATGATGCAGGCTGACCTGCTGAGAGTGACGGGAAAATACCGCGAGATGGAGCCTCTTTACCAGAGAGCCCTCCAGATAAGAAAAGCCGCCCTGGGAGGCCAGCATCCCGACGTGGCCTCGCTCCACATGAACCTTGCCGACCTCTATAAGCTCCTGGCCCGTTACGAGGAGGCGGAGCGCCAGATAAGGGAGGCCATTGCCATAAGGGAGAAGGCCTTCAGCGGGGGGGCTCATCCCGAGGTGATTTCCGCGTACGGAGCCCTTGCGGACGTGGTGCGCATCGAGGGGAAATACCAGGAGCAGGAAAGGCTCCTGAGGGAGATCCTTGCAAAAAGGGAAAAGCAGTATGGCCCCGGCCATCCCGACGTGGCTTCGGCGGCTTCGTCGCTTGCCGACTACCTGCGGTCGCGGGGGGACCTGAAAGAGGCCGAGTCCCTCATGAGAAGGGCCCTGTCCATAAGGGAGCAGACCGCGGGAAAAGAGAGCCCCGAGACGGCTTCATCCTGTACCGCCCTCGCGGGCCTTATGAAAAGCATGGGAAATTACGGCGCTGCCTATGAGCTTCTTTCCCGGGCGAAATCCATCAGGGAGAAGCTTTCCAGCCCTGAAGGGCTTGACGTGGCGCCCGTACTGATGGCGCTCACGGACCTTTACCGAACCCAGGGGAAATACGCCGAGGCAACACAGGCGGCATCAGGTGCCCTTGCCATCCAGCGCCATGTCCTGGGCTCTCACCCCGACGTGGCGGGAACCCTCATGATCCTCTCGGACCTCTCAAAAAGCCAGGGGAACTTTGCCGATGCCGGGTCTTATCTCAAGGAGGCACTCGCCATAAGGGAAAAGGTCCTGGGCCGTGATAATCTTGAGACGGCTGCAGCATTCCAGGCAATGGCGCAGCTTATGAGGCAGGAGGGGAAGTTCACGGAGAGCGCGGATTTTTTCACCGAGGTTGTCGCCATAAGGAAGAAAGTCCTGGGTGCCCACCCCGAGACGGCATCGGCACTGAACGGCATGGCAGAAGTTTACCGGTCTGCGGGAAAATACCGCGAAGCCACGGAAAAGATGAAGGAGTGCCTCACCATCAGGGAAAAAGTTTTCGGCGAAGTCCATCCTGAAGTGGCTTCGAATCTTCTGGCTATCGCTGACCTCATGAAGGGGCAGGGCATGTTCCAGGGATGCCCGGAGCTGATCACAAGGGCGGTGGCCATAAGGGAGAAGATCTACGGCAGGAGCCATCCCGAGACTCTCAGGGCCCGCGAAAGCCTCATGGACTATTACCGCAAGGTGGGCAATTTCAGGGAGGCCGATGTGCTTGACGACCTCATAAGAAGGGACAGAAAGAGGGAGCCGTAAGGATCACTCACGGGCGGCATGAAGCATAGGCCGCAATGGGGAGCGTGAAAGAGAAGACGGTGCCCCTCCCCGGCGTGCTTTCCATTTCTATCGTGGATCCATGGCCTTGCAGGAAGCTCCTGACAATGTAGAGGCCCAGTCCTGTGCCCCTGCTTCCGCCGGGAGATCCCACGAACTTCTCGAAGATCCGCTCTTTTATCTCGGGCTTGATGCCGGTCCCTGTGTCCGAAACCCGAAGGATCACACTCTTGTCGTCACCTGAGGGAACGGTGCTTATTTCGATGCGGCCGCCCTCGAGAGTGTGGTGAAGGGCATTGATGATGAGGTTGTGAAATACCCTTATGATCCTGTTCCTGTCGATGAAGACCATGAGCCTGCGGTCGCAGCAGGCGGAGATGGCTATATTCTTGAGGTTCGCCAGGCCTTCAAAGGTCTCGAGGAGCTCGTTGAAAACATCCATGAGAGCCATGGGCTCCCGCAGGTAGGTAATGCGCTCTGACTCTATCTGCTCCGCTTCCAGGACATTATTTATAATATTCAGCATGAGATTTCCCACGTTTTTGACGATGGCCACGTTCTTCCTCACGTCGGGCCTGTCCTCCACAAGCCTTCCTATGAGCTGGGTATAGGCCATAATCGAGGCGAGGGGGCTCTTGAGATCGTGGGTAAGAAAAGAAAGGAACTCCTTCCTGGTACTCTCGAGCCTCCTGGCGGCAAGCTTCTGGGACGTGATATCCACTATGCAGATGATGACCTTGGCAAGGGATTCCTCATAGCCCGGCACGGCGGTCCACCGGAGGTAAATGTGGAGCTTCTCGCCTTCCAGGGTCTGGTTGACCGTCTCCTTCTCGAACTCGGTCTTTCCCTCTGCTATGGCGATAAGCTCTTCCTTCACCTCGTCGTAGCTTTCAAGGCAGAAGAATATGGCCAGGTTTTTCTGGAACTCCTTCTTGTTCTTTGCCTTGTAGAGCTCCAGGGTCTTCTCGTTCACGTCGATTATCTTCACGAGCGACGCAAGCTCGAGGACCGATTCGGGGTGGACGTCAAACCAGGCCCTGAAATCTCTCACCCCCGTGGAGCGCAGCTCCTCAAGAGCCTGCTTGATCCTTGAGAAGTCCTCCTCCCAGAGGGAGATGGGGGAATTCTCAAAGAGGTTCCGGTATTTCTTTTCCCCCTCCGTGGGGAGAGGGGCGGCAAAGGAACGGGGAGCGGCCTCGGTGATGAACATTCTAAAGCAAAGGTCGCTTTCATGCTCCTCAACACACATGATATCCACTGTCGCATGACAATTGCTCCCGTCGCCGGTGATGAGCAGAACGCTGCATACCGCTCTTTCCCCGTCATAACGGGCTTTCTTCAGGTGCTGCTCATAGGCTTCGTGGTATTCCGGGCATATGAAGCCGCCAAAATCCCTGTCAATAAGAGCGCTTTTCTTCATCTTGAGGAGCTGAGAGGCAGTGCTGTTTGCCTTCCTTATGATGCCTTTCCTGTCGAGGCAAAGAAGGCTCACAGGGGCGTGCTCGAAGGTCTCTTTGCATTTCTCAATGAGGCTTTTCAGGCGGAGCCTCTCGCGGAAGACTTCCTCGAGGCCCCGTTTGAGCAAATCAAGCTCTTCCGGGCACTCCTTAAGGTTTTTCCTCTTTTCATGCACCCTGAGGGACTTCAATGGCAAAAAGCGGCTTTTCTTCAAGGCTATCTCCCCTATGGGGGCGGGCTTTCAA is a window from the Candidatus Eremiobacterota bacterium genome containing:
- a CDS encoding tetratricopeptide repeat protein; the protein is MKKLAVIVLILVLVAQCAMAQGNEQDLKKLNEKAQSLVREGNYGGAEEVQRQAVALAEKIYGPSAVQAAAQLQALSPILRQRSLFDEALRSLMKAMEIKEKALGRSHPEVAQNLMMQADLLRVTGKYREMEPLYQRALQIRKAALGGQHPDVASLHMNLADLYKLLARYEEAERQIREAIAIREKAFSGGAHPEVISAYGALADVVRIEGKYQEQERLLREILAKREKQYGPGHPDVASAASSLADYLRSRGDLKEAESLMRRALSIREQTAGKESPETASSCTALAGLMKSMGNYGAAYELLSRAKSIREKLSSPEGLDVAPVLMALTDLYRTQGKYAEATQAASGALAIQRHVLGSHPDVAGTLMILSDLSKSQGNFADAGSYLKEALAIREKVLGRDNLETAAAFQAMAQLMRQEGKFTESADFFTEVVAIRKKVLGAHPETASALNGMAEVYRSAGKYREATEKMKECLTIREKVFGEVHPEVASNLLAIADLMKGQGMFQGCPELITRAVAIREKIYGRSHPETLRARESLMDYYRKVGNFREADVLDDLIRRDRKREP
- a CDS encoding ATP-binding protein gives rise to the protein MKKSRFLPLKSLRVHEKRKNLKECPEELDLLKRGLEEVFRERLRLKSLIEKCKETFEHAPVSLLCLDRKGIIRKANSTASQLLKMKKSALIDRDFGGFICPEYHEAYEQHLKKARYDGERAVCSVLLITGDGSNCHATVDIMCVEEHESDLCFRMFITEAAPRSFAAPLPTEGEKKYRNLFENSPISLWEEDFSRIKQALEELRSTGVRDFRAWFDVHPESVLELASLVKIIDVNEKTLELYKAKNKKEFQKNLAIFFCLESYDEVKEELIAIAEGKTEFEKETVNQTLEGEKLHIYLRWTAVPGYEESLAKVIICIVDITSQKLAARRLESTRKEFLSFLTHDLKSPLASIMAYTQLIGRLVEDRPDVRKNVAIVKNVGNLMLNIINNVLEAEQIESERITYLREPMALMDVFNELLETFEGLANLKNIAISACCDRRLMVFIDRNRIIRVFHNLIINALHHTLEGGRIEISTVPSGDDKSVILRVSDTGTGIKPEIKERIFEKFVGSPGGSRGTGLGLYIVRSFLQGHGSTIEMESTPGRGTVFSFTLPIAAYASCRP